Proteins encoded within one genomic window of Felis catus isolate Fca126 chromosome C1, F.catus_Fca126_mat1.0, whole genome shotgun sequence:
- the TCHH gene encoding trichohyalin isoform X1, translated as MSPLLKSILDITEIFNQYALHDCDGAALSKKDLKNLLEREFGDVLRRPHDPETVDLILELLDRDCNGLVDFNEFLLFVFKVAQACYYALSQVSGLDEKGVRCEGKENPLQDPRQEDQRFEPRDRQLEEHRQKRQELERELAEEDKQRLQRRQPEERLEEEEQLKRRKGREPEEFPDRKQRQERQEQRELREEEEQLQRQKREQEEPRLQQELRREKQDRREQTERREQQLRRGEPRLEQELRREQERREQELRREQRLRREEQERREQIERREQQLRRGEPRLEQELRREQERREQQERREQELRSEELLFEQELRREQKRREQELRREQRLRREEPRLEQELRREQERREQELRREELLFEQELRREQERREQELRREQERREEELRRDELPFEQELRRKQERREQELRREQRLRREEPRLEQELRREQGLRREEPRLEQELRREQELRREETRLKQELRREQEERREQEERREQEERRKQELRREEPRVEQELRREQELRREQEERREQELRREQRLRREETRLEQELRRERELRRERELRREQEERREQEERLEEPRLEQELRREQRLRREETRLEQELRREQEERREQEERREQEERREQELRREQELRREQELRREQEERREQELRREEPRLEQELRREQQDRREQELRREQEERLQQELRHEQQPAEEEVEARERGKSRTSRWQWQLESEADARQSKVYSRPRRQEQQRQRQEREEKRQRLELERQLREEDAEWPSRSGSLREEREQRLLREEQARLQEEEEQRRDFKWQWQAEEESERRRQRFSARPQLREQQERQLRAEELQDGELLREEEEQRRQRLEREREQQILEEEKHLRLEQSLQEDQERKLRREEQRRDQKWRWQPEEESQRRRHTVYAKPTQREPLREEEQLQREELKTRRRQELERQYREEEPLREEEQLLRDRRRQQRGRQYLEEEELQRLDRKRQFQDEDQSRDLKWQWQPEKENEVRNHRVYSKRKVNEERIRQFEDSQVRDRPFRQNRWLLQDERDEERAREKERTRQQRDMQFPAEELLEREEQKEAKRRDRKFGEEEQQQRRREREQQLRQERDRRFREEEQLLQEREEQLRRRERDRKFREEEQLLQEREEQLRRQERDRKFREEELMRRQERDRKFREEEQLLQEREEQLRRQERDRKFREEEELRRQERDRKFREEEQLLQEREEQLRRQERDRKFREEEELRRQERDRKFREEEQLLQEREEQLRRQERDRKFREEELLRRQERDRKFREEEELRRQGRDRNFREEEQLLQEREEQLRRQEHDRKFREEEELRRQERDRKFREEEQLLQEREEQLRRQERDRKFREEELLRRQERDRNFREEEQLLQEREEQLRRQERDRKFREEELLRRQERDRKFRGEEQLLQEREEQLRRQERDRKFREEELLRRQERDRKFREEEPFPQEREQLRRQERDRKFREEEQLLQEREEELRLQERDRKFLEEEDLRRQERDGKFREGEQRLRRRRGLDGTLSQEEQLKGAEQEQEQSVQQEREEKRHRQEQDRQFLEEEEQLPREEQEELRRRQERGQQYRVEEQFAREKRRRQEQELRQEEQRRRQREEERRHRGQVWEDGDRGRRQTLEPGKSQFASVPVRSSPLYEYIQEQRSQYRP; from the coding sequence gaggaggaagagcagctGAAGAGGCGCAAGGGTCGGGAGCCTGAGGAATTTCCTGACCGAAAGCAAAGGCAAGAGAGGCAGGAGCAGCGCGAGCTCCGGGAAGAAGAGGAGCAGTTGCAAAGGCAGAAGCGGGAGCAGGAGGAGCCGCGGTTGCAGCAGGAGCTGAGGCGCGAGAAGCAGGACAGACGCGAGCAGACAGAAAGGCGCGAGCAGCAGCTGAGGCGCGGGGAGCCGCGCTTAGAGCAGGAGCTAAGGCGCGAGCAGGAGAGACGCGAGCAGGAACTGAGGCGCGAGCAGAGGCTGAGGCGCGAGGAGCAGGAGAGACGCGAGCAGATAGAGAGGCGCGAGCAGCAGCTTAGGCGCGGGGAGCCGCGCTTAGAGCAGGAGCTAAGGCGCGAGCAAGAGAGGCGCGAGCAGCAGGAGAGACGCGAGCAGGAGCTGAGGAGCGAGGAGTTGCTCTTTGAACAGGAGCTGAGGCGCGAACAAAAGAGGCGTGAGCAGGAGCTGAGACGCGAGCAGAGGCTGAGGCGTGAGGAGCCGCGCTTAGAGCAGGAGCTGAGGCGCGAGCAGGAGAGACGCGAGCAAGAGCTGAGGCGCGAGGAGTTGCTCTTTGAACAGGAGCTGAGGCGCGAGCAGGAGAGGCGCGAGCAGGAGCTGAGACGCGAGCAGGAGAGACGCGAGGAAGAGCTGAGGCGCGATGAGTTGCCCTTCGAACAGGAGCTGAGGCGCAAGCAGGAGAGGCGCGAGCAGGAGCTGAGACGCGAGCAGCGGCTGAGGCGCGAGGAGCCGCGCTTGGAGCAGGAACTAAGGCGCGAGCAGGGGCTCAGGCGCGAGGAGCCGCGCTTGGAGCAGGAGCTCAGGCGCGAGCAAGAGCTCAGGCGCGAGGAGACGCGCTTGAAGCAGGAACTCAGGCGCGAGCAGGAGGAGAGGCGTGAGCAGGAGGAAAGACGCGAGCAGGAGGAAAGGCGCAAGCAGGAGCTCAGGCGCGAGGAGCCCCGCGTGGAGCAGGAGCTCAGGCGCGAGCAAGAGCTCAGGCGCGAGCAGGAGGAGAGGCGCGAGCAGGAGCTGAGGCGCGAGCAGCGGCTGAGGCGAGAGGAGACGCGCTTGGAGCAGGAGCTCAGGCGCGAGCGAGAGCTCAGGCGCGAGCGAGAGCTCAGGCGCGAGCAGGAGGAGAGGCGCGAGCAGGAGGAGAGGCTCGAGGAGCCGCGCTTGGAGCAGGAGCTGAGGCGCGAGCAGCGGCTGAGGCGAGAGGAGACGCGCTTGGAGCAGGAGCTGAGGCGCGAGCAGGAGGAGAGGCGCGAGCAGGAGGAGAGGCGCGAGCAGGAGGAGAGGCGCGAGCAGGAGCTGAGGCGCGAGCAGGAGCTGAGGCGCGAGCAGGAGCTGAGGCGCGAGCAGGAGGAGAGGCGCGAGCAGGAGCTGAGGCGAGAGGAGCCGCGCTTGGAGCAGGAGCTGAGGCGCGAGCAGCAGGACAGACGCGAGCAGGAGCTGAGGCGGGAGCAGGAGGAGAGGCTCCAGCAGGAGCTGAGGCACGAGCAGCAGCCTgctgaggaggaggtggaggcccGTGAGCGGGGCAAGAGCCGCACCTCAAGGTGGCAGTGGCAGCTAGAAAGCGAGGCCGACGCCCGTCAGAGCAAGGTCTACTCCAGGCCCCGCAGGCAGGAGCAGCAGAGGCAACGCCAGGAACGCGAAGAGAAGAGGCAGCGCCTGGAGCTCGAGCGGCAACTGCGGGAGGAAGACGCCGAGTGGCCAAGCCGGTCCGGGTCCCTCCGGGAGGAGCGCGAGCAGCGGCTGCTCCGAGAGGAGCAGGCACGcctgcaggaggaggaagagcagcgCCGAGACTTCAAATGGCAGTGGCAGGCGGAGGAAGAGAGCGAGAGGCGCCGCCAGAGGTTCTCCGCCCGGCCCCAGTTGCGGGAGCAGCAGGAGAGGCAGCTGAGGGCGGAGGAACTGCAGGATGGAGAACTGCTGCGTGAGGAGGAAGAGCAGCGCCGCCAACGACTCGAGAGGGAGCGGGAGCAGCAGATCCTCGAAGAGGAGAAGCATCTCCGATTGGAGCAGAGCCTCCAAGAGGATCAGGAGAGGAAGCTACGCCGGGAGGAGCAGCGCCGTGACCAAAAATGGAGGTGGCAACCAGAAGAGGAAAGCCAGAGACGCCGCCACACAGTCTACGCCAAGCCAACTCAACGAGAGCCGCTGAGGGAGGAAGAGCAGCTGCAGCGAGAGGAACTCAAGACGAGGAGGCGCCAGGAGCTGGAGAGACAATATCGGGAGGAAGAGCCGCTGAGGGAGGAAGAGCAGCTGCTAAGAGATCGGAGGCGCCAGCAGCGCGGCAGGCAGTATCTGGAAGAGGAAGAGCTGCAGCGCCTGGACAGAAAGAGGCAATTCCAGGATGAGGATCAGAGCCGCGATCTGAAATGGCAGTGgcaaccagaaaaagaaaatgaagttcgTAATCACAGGGTTTACTCCAAACGCAAAGTGAACGAAGAAAGGATCCGGCAATTCGAAGATTCCCAGGTTCGAGACAGACCATTCCGGCAGAATCGGTGGCTCCTGCAGGATGAACGGGATGAGGAGAGAGcgcgagagaaagagaggaccCGGCAGCAGCGCGACATGCAATTCCCAGCTGAGGAACTGCTAGAGCGAGAAGAGCAAAAGGAAGCCAAAAGGCGAGACAGGAAGTTCGGCGAGGAGGAACAGCAGCAGCGCCGCCGGGAACGTGAGCAACAGCTTCGCCAGGAGCGCGACAGAAGGTTCCGTGAGGAGGAACAGCTCCTGCAGGAAAGGGAAGAACAGCTGCGCCGCCGGGAGCGCGACAGAAAGTTCCGCGAGGAGGAACAGCTCCTGCAGGAAAGGGAAGAACAGCTGCGCCGCCAGGAGCGCGACAGAAAGTTCCGCGAGGAGGAATTGATGCGCCGCCAGGAGCGCGACAGAAAGTTCCGCGAGGAGGAACAGCTCCTGCAGGAAAGGGAAGAACAGCTGCGCCGCCAGGAGCGCGACAGAAAGTTCCGCGAGGAGGAAGAGCTGCGTCGCCAGGAGCGCGACAGAAAGTTCCGTGAGGAGGAACAGCTCCTGCAGGAAAGGGAAGAACAGCTGCGCCGCCAGGAGCGCGACAGAAAGTTCCGCGAGGAGGAAGAGCTGCGTCGCCAGGAGCGCGACAGAAAGTTCCGTGAGGAGGAACAGCTCCTGCAGGAAAGGGAAGAACAGCTGCGCCGCCAGGAGCGCGACAGAAAGTTCCGCGAGGAGGAATTGCTGCGTCGCCAGGAGCGCGACAGAAAGTTCCGCGAGGAGGAAGAGCTGCGCCGCCAGGGGCGCGACAGAAACTTCCGCGAGGAGGAACAGCTCCTGCAGGAAAGGGAAGAACAGCTGCGCCGCCAGGAGCACGACAGAAAGTTCCGCGAGGAGGAAGAGCTGCGCCGCCAGGAGCGCGACAGAAAGTTCCGTGAGGAGGAACAGCTCCTGCAGGAAAGGGAAGAACAGCTGCGCCGCCAGGAGCGCGACAGAAAGTTCCGCGAGGAGGAATTGCTGCGCCGCCAGGAGCGCGACAGAAACTTCCGTGAGGAGGAACAGCTCCTGCAGGAAAGGGAAGAACAGCTGCGCCGCCAGGAGCGCGACAGGAAGTTCCGCGAGGAGGAATTGCTGCGCCGCCAGGAGCGCGACAGAAAGTTCCGTGGGGAGGAACAGCTCCTGCAGGAAAGGGAAGAACAGCTGCGCCGCCAAGAGCGCGACAGAAAGTTCCGCGAAGAGGAATTGCTGCGTCGCCAGGAGCGCGACAGAAAGTTCCGTGAAGAGGAACCGTTCCCACAGGAAAGGGAACAGCTGCGTCGCCAGGAGCGCGACAGAAAGTTCCGTGAGGAGGAACAGCTCctgcaggaaagggaagaagagctGCGCCTCCAGGAGCGCGACAGAAAGTTCCTCGAGGAGGAAGACTTGCGCCGCCAGGAACGCGACGGAAAGTTCCGGGAGGGGGAACAGAGGCTGCGCCGCCGCCGAGGACTAGATGGTACCCTCTCTCAGGAGGAGCAACTGAAGGGTGCTGAACAAGAGCAAGAGCAGAGCGtccagcaggagagagaagaaaagcgACACCGACAGGAGCAGGACAGGCAGTTCCTCGAGGAAGAAGAGCAACTGCCACGCGAAGAGCAGGAAGAGCTGAGGCGCCGGCAGGAGCGAGGCCAGCAGTACCGCGTGGAGGAGCAGTTTGCCAGGGAGAAGAGGCGCCGTCAGGAACAAGAACTGCGGCAAGAAGAGCAAAGACGCCGCCAGCGGGAGGAGGAACGAAGGCACCGCGGGCAAGTCTGGGAAGATGGAGACAGGGGCCGTCggcagactctggagccaggcaaAAGTCAGTTTGCCAGTGTCCCGGTGCGCTCCAGCCCTCTCTATGAATATATCCAAGAGCAGAGATCTCAGTACCGCCCTTAA